The segment TAAGCCTTTTTCATGAAGGTCTACGATGGTGGAGGTGATCCCACCTAACGCGAAGCCTGCATGAATATGATGACGGCGCATTTTATCCTCAAGGAAGCGAGTGACTGCCAGTGACGCCCCGCCAGTACCGGTTTGCAGTGAAAATCCTTCTTTGAAGAAGCCTGATTTTTCAATCACATCAGCGGCGGTACGTGCGATCAATAACTCACGCGGGTTGGAGGTCATGCGAGTGGCATCGGCACCAATTTTGTCGGCATCCCCCACACGTTTGACTTTGACAATGTAGTCCACTTCATCTTGCTTAATGCTCGATGGGTTATGTGGGTAAGGCAGAAACTCTTCGGTCAACATGACCACTTTTTTGGCATTTTCCGCGTCGATTTTGGCATAACCGAGTGAACCGCAGCTCGCGTTACCCGTGTATCCGTTCGCATTACCGTATTCGTCGCAAGACGGAACGCCGATAAATGCCACGTCGATTTTTAATTCGCCGCTGTGAACAAGGTTGGCACGTCCACCATGGGAGTGAACTTGTACAGGTTCCGCTAATTCGCCGCGAGAAATCGCTTCGGCTAATGGGCCACGTAAGCCAGAGGTGTAAATCTTAGTGACGACGCCATGGCGAATATGTTCAACCAGTGGCGAGTGGCAAGCGCTGAGTGAACTGGATGCCAAGGTGAGGTTGCGAAAGCCCATTTCGGCAATCACTTGCATCACCATATTGATGGTTAAGTCACCGCCACGGAAAGCGTGGTGGAAAGAGATGGTCATGCCATCTTTTAATCCTGAACGGCGGATAGCCACTTGCAGGTCATCACACAGTTTGCGGTTGCGTGGTTTTTGTACTTGCTGCTGAACTTTACCGATATCTTTGAATTCACGCAGTAATGCATCGTCTTTAGGTGCTAAGTAGGCTGATACGCGAGCCTGACGCAATGTATTGGTTGTCATAATATTCTGCCTCACTCTTCCCGAATGCCTGATAATGCCGCGCGTGATAACACTAAGCGGGCTCTTTCAATTACAGGGCTGTCTACCATTTTACCGTTGAGGGAAACGACGCCTTTGCCTTCTCGCTCTGCGGCATCAGCGGCATCTACCACACGCTGCGCATGGTCGACTTCTTTTTGGGTTGGGGCATACAAGTTATGCAGTAACTCAATTTGTCGTGGGTTAATTAATGATTTGCCATCAAAACCAAGCTGCTTAATGAGAGCGGCTTCTTTGAGGAAGCCTTCTTCATTGTTGGCGTCAGAGTAGACGGTATCAAAGGCTTGAATACCGGCAGAACGCGCAGCTTGTAAAATGGCGCACCGAGCATAGAGGAGTTCAATGCCTTCTGGAGACCGCTCGGTGCGCAAATTGCGGACATAGTCCTCGGCACCTAATGCGATGCCTATTAATCTTGGAGATGCGTGAGCAATATTTACGACTTGGGTGATCCCCATCGGGGATTCGATAGCCGCAAGTAACCCGGTGCTACCTTCTTCGCGCCCACAGCTTTTTTCAATGCGTAGAAT is part of the Providencia zhijiangensis genome and harbors:
- the citF gene encoding citrate lyase subunit alpha, whose product is MTTNTLRQARVSAYLAPKDDALLREFKDIGKVQQQVQKPRNRKLCDDLQVAIRRSGLKDGMTISFHHAFRGGDLTINMVMQVIAEMGFRNLTLASSSLSACHSPLVEHIRHGVVTKIYTSGLRGPLAEAISRGELAEPVQVHSHGGRANLVHSGELKIDVAFIGVPSCDEYGNANGYTGNASCGSLGYAKIDAENAKKVVMLTEEFLPYPHNPSSIKQDEVDYIVKVKRVGDADKIGADATRMTSNPRELLIARTAADVIEKSGFFKEGFSLQTGTGGASLAVTRFLEDKMRRHHIHAGFALGGITSTIVDLHEKGLIKKLLDVQSFDRAAAESLARNPNHIEISANQYACFDSKGASVDMLDVVVLSALEIDTRFNVNVLTGSDGVIRGASGGHSDTAVAAKLSIIVAPLVRGRIPTLVDDVLTCVTPGSSVDILVTDHGIAVNPARPELKQQLESQGIKTVSIQWLRERAQLLTGTPNPIEFTDKVVAVVRYRDGSVIDVVHQVKE
- the citE gene encoding citrate (pro-3S)-lyase subunit beta → MTPERKSRTRRSMLFVPGSNAAMLSNSFIYKADALMFDLEDSVTIREKDTARRLVYHTLQHPLYQDIETIVRVNALDSAYGVADLEAVVRGGADIVRLPKTDTAQDIIDIENEILRIEKSCGREEGSTGLLAAIESPMGITQVVNIAHASPRLIGIALGAEDYVRNLRTERSPEGIELLYARCAILQAARSAGIQAFDTVYSDANNEEGFLKEAALIKQLGFDGKSLINPRQIELLHNLYAPTQKEVDHAQRVVDAADAAEREGKGVVSLNGKMVDSPVIERARLVLSRAALSGIREE